The Poecile atricapillus isolate bPoeAtr1 chromosome 37, bPoeAtr1.hap1, whole genome shotgun sequence genome window below encodes:
- the LOC131591111 gene encoding ribonuclease H2 subunit C-like has product MAVRVRVPPGAAPEPLLAQLLPCRVQHDGPAPVAAFLRVRPGPGGELWASFRGRRLGGRELPLPPGYTGAVLRGGAPGEPPLGEPGDPQAGWVTVTGSFGAITDWGADTAPDPGRGLARALQWGPLARALHAPVTDDSDEEAEP; this is encoded by the exons ATGGCGGTGCGGGTCCGGGTTCCCCCCGGGGCCGCTCCGGAGCCGCTCCTcgctcagctcctgccctgccgcGTCCAGCACGACGGGCCCGCCCCCGTGGCCGCCTTCCTGCGGgtccggcccggccccggcggcg agctctgggcctCGTTCCGGGGGCGCCGCTTGGGGGGCCGGGAGCTGCCGCTGCCCCCCGGCTACACCGGGGCCGTGCTGCGGGGGGGGGCACCGGGAGAGCCCCCCCTGGGCGAGCCCGGGGACCCCCAG GCCGGCTGGGTGACGGTGACGGGGTCGTTCGGGGCCATCACGGACTGGGGGGCTGACACCGCCCCCGACCCCGGCCGGGGCCTGGCCCGGGCCCTGCAATGGGGACCCCTCGCCCGGGCT ctccacGCCCCCGTGACCGATGACAGCGATGAGGAGGCGGAGCCATGA
- the LOC131591041 gene encoding methyl-CpG-binding domain protein 6-like, whose amino-acid sequence MAGGGPWARLAAALAPPAPPALRRPRPPLRHQVRDGREGPIGTPGTAPGSLGTLRSRLRETPGLQPLVLLLAEETDPVDPWEEAGPDPGAPPVWSLTPATRAQLLQLPAFGGVPGGSPPILASADPAPLQSELLRGGSGLGGPRLASLALHPALPPPLRLFFLLCLLEGGDPKTRAPPPALPPHLAAALFPGGGGDPPEMFLPRFEAAAAFCSRISGEGATGGSPHPKIQGGREWLWGLVGFLGGGPPVLFCRAVVSYRRWFGGVPGGDLGGAAGKLLGGGHPAAPPHLLELAKVLGGSLGGALMSQVLRAPQPPPGTPQLRGVLKVLRDPPAPPGTPPQMRPQLRGYLRRALAAEGGALPPSLEAAAVFTPGGAPQKGGGGSFLAPLPPLELPLGVRLRPLALPPPWDPPRALRAFEALWGALGGGPETLLLLGGGAAAPPPALAPLLVPPGGGGGAGGGWALAAAAPPRGLVLARGGPGGEGRVRGQRWGGVLLLARLLRGEGGA is encoded by the exons ATggcgggggggggtccctgggccCGGCTCGCGGCCGCGCtcgcgccccccgcgccccccgcgctgcgccggccccgccccccgttACGTCATCAGGTGCGCGACGGGCgcgaggg acccatcgggacccccgggaccgcCCCCGGGAGCCTCGGGACCCTCCGGAGCCGCCTCCGGGAGACCCCCGGGCTGCAGccgctggtgctgctgctggcggaGGAGACCG ATCCAGTGGATCCCTGGGAAGAGGCCGGGCCGGATCCCG GAGCCCCCCCCGTCTGGAGCCTCACTCCGGCCACCCgggctcagctgctgcagctcccggcttttgggggggtcccgggggggtccccccCGATTTTGGCCAGCGCGGACCCGGCTCCGCTTCAGTCCGAGCTGCTGCGGGGggggtcaggtttggggggGCCCCGTTTGGCCTCGCTGGCGCTGCACCCCGCCCTTCCCCCCCCGCTGcgcctcttcttcctcctctgcctcctcgaggggggggaccccaaaacccgcGCCCCTCCCCCAGCGCTGCCCCCCCACTTGGCGGCCGCTCTGTTCCCGGGGGGGGGCGGGGACCCCCCCGAAATGTTCCTGCCCCGTTTCGAGGCGGCCGCCGCCTTCTGCTCCCGAATTTCGGGGGAGGGGGCGACGGGGGGGagcccccaccccaaaatccagggggGCCGGGAGTGGCTGTGGGGgctggtggggtttttgggggggggtccccccGTTCTGTTCTGCCGGGCCGTGGTCTCGTACCGGCGCTGGttcgggggggtccccgggggggaCCTGGGGGGGGCGGCGGGGAAATTATTGGGGGGGGGTCACCCCGCGGCCCCCCCGCACCTGCTGGAGCTCGCcaaggttttgggggggtccctcGGGGGGGCTTTGATGTCGCAAGTCCTGCgggccccccagccccccccggGCACCCCCCAGCTCCGGGGGGTGCTGAAGGTGCTGCGCgacccccccgccccccccgggacccctccccaaatgcGCCCCCAGCTCCGGGGGTACCTGCGGCGGGCGCTGGCGGCCGagggggggg CCCTGCCCCCCTCCCTGGAGGCCGCCGCCGTTTTCACCCCGGGGGGGGCTCCCCAAAAAGGGGGAGGGGGCTCTTTCCTGGCGCCCCTCCCCCCGCTGGAGCTGCCCTTGGGGGTCCGGCTGCGCCCCCTCGCCCTCCcccccccctgggaccccccccgggcCCTCCGCGCCTTCGAGGCGCTTTGGGGGGCGCTGGGGGGGGGCCCCGAgaccctcctgctgctgggggggggcgcggccgcccctccccccgccctcGCCCCCCTGCTGGTTCCCcccgggggtgggggaggggcgggggggggatGGGCGCTGGCGGCCGCCGCCCCCCCCCGGGGGTTGGTGCTGGCgcggggggggccggggggggaggggcgggtgCGGGGGCAGCGCTGGGGGGGGGTCCTGCTGCTCGCGCGGCTGCTGCGGGGGGAGGGCGGGGCCTGA
- the LOC131591094 gene encoding LOW QUALITY PROTEIN: histone acetyltransferase KAT5-like (The sequence of the model RefSeq protein was modified relative to this genomic sequence to represent the inferred CDS: inserted 1 base in 1 codon): MAEGEVSEGCRLPVLRRNQDNEDEWPLAEILSVKDISGRKLFYVHYIDFNKRLDEWVTHDRLDLKRVQVPRKEAKTPTKNGLPGSRPGSPDRDPRKSLELALPVAPASGKSLPGPPGPPGPPAGPPGPPGPAGPAGPGPITLRFHLPKESEAEPPPGPQRPTKRKVEVVSPATPVPTPSETSQASVFPQNGSARRAVAAQPGRKRKSACLGTDEDSQDSSDGAPSAPRMTGSLVSDRSHDDIVTRMKNIECIELGXHRLKPWYFSPYPQELTGLPVLYLCEFCLKYGHSLRCLQRHLTKCDLRHPPGNEIYRKGTISFFEIDGRKNKSYSQNLCLLAKCFLDHKTLYYDTDPFLFYVMTEYDCKGFHIVGYFSKEKESTEDYNVACILTLPPYQRRGYGKLLIEFSYELSKVEGKTGTPEKPLSDLGLLSYRSYWSQTILEILMGLKAEAGERPQITINEISEITSIKKEDVISTLQYLNLINYYKGQYILTLSEDIVEGHERAMLKRLLRIDAKCLHFTPKDWSKRGKW, from the exons ATGGCGGAG GGGGAGGTGTCCGAGGGCTGCCGCCTGCCCGTGCTGCGCCGTAACCAGGACAACGAGGATGAGTGGC CACTGGCCGAGATCCTGAGTGTGAAGGACATCAGCGGGAGGAAGCTGTTCTATGTCCACTACATCGACT tcAACAAACGCCTGGACGAGTGGGTGACCCACGACCGGCTGGACCTCAAGAGGGTCCAGGTGCCCCGGAAAGAGGCCAAGACCCCCACCAAGAACGGCCTGCCCGGCTCCCGGCCCGGATCCCCCGACAGGGACCcg AGGAAGAGCCTGGAGCTGGCGCTGCCGGTGGCCCCCGCCAGCGGGAAGAGTTTGCCAGGGCCACCGGGGCCACCGGGGCCACCGGCGGGGCCACCAGGGCCACCAGGGCCAGCGgggccagcggggccggggcccaTCACGCTCCGCTTTCACCTGCCCAAGGAGAGCGAGGCCGagccccccccgggcccccaGCGCCCCACG AAGCGGAAGGTCGAGGTGGTGTCGCCGGCCACGCCCGTCCCCACCCCCAGCGAGACCTCGCAGGCGTCCGTGTtcccccag aACGGCTCAGCGCGCCGGGCGGTGGCGGCTCAGCCGGGCCGGAAGAGGAAATCGGCGTGTCTGGGGACAGACGAg GACTCGCAGGACTCGTCGGACGGAGCCCCCTCGGCGCCCAGGATGACCGGGAGCCTGGTGTCGGACCGGAGCCACGACGACATCGTCACCAGGATGAAAAACATCGAATGCATCGAGCTGG CGCACCGCCTCAAGCCCTGGTACTTCTCGCCGTACCCGCAGGAGCTGACGGGGCTGCCCGTGCTGTACCTGTGCGAGTTCTGCCTCAAGTACGGGCACAGCCTGCGCTGCCTGCAGAGACACCTG ACCAAATGTGACCTCCGGCACCCCCCTGGGAACGAGATTTATCGCAAGGGCACCATTTCCTTCTTCGAGATCGACGGCCGCAAGAACAAG AGTTATTCCCAGAATCTCTGCCTGCTGGCCAAGTGTTTCCTGGACCACAAGACCCTTTACTACGACACCGACCCCTTCCTCTTCTACGTCATGACCGAGTACGACTGCAAAGGTTTCCACATCGTGGGCTACTTCTCCAAg GAGAAGGAGTCGACCGAGGATTACAACGTCGCCTGCATCCTGACCCTGCCCCCGTACCAGCGCCGGGGCTACGGCAAACTGCTCATCGAGTTCA GTTACGAGCTGTCCAAGGTGGAGGGTAAGACGGGCACTCCCGAGAAGCCGCTGTCGGACCTGGGGCTGCTGTCGTACCGCAGTTACTGGTCCCAGACCATCCTGGAGATCCTCATGGGGCTCAAGGCCGAGGCCGGCGAGCGGCCCCAGATCACCATCAA cgAGATCAGCGAGATCACCAGCATCAAGAAGGAGGACGTGATCTCCACCCTGCAGTACCTGAACCTCATCAACTACTACAAG GGTCAGTACATCCTGACGCTCTCCGAGGACATCGTGGAGGGCCACGAGCGGGCGATGCTCAAGCGGCTCCTGCGCATCGACGCCAAGTGCCTGCACTTCACCCCCAAGGACTGGAGCAAGCGGGGGAAGTGGTGA